In Alkalinema sp. FACHB-956, the following proteins share a genomic window:
- the rnhA gene encoding ribonuclease HI, translated as MASSKIDRIYTDGACAGNPGPGGWGTVVYFADGTVQELGGGDSQTTNNRMEMQAAVAALEFFAASEQTTPIVLYTDSEYLRKGVTQWLAGWKRKGWKTAAGKPVLNQDLWEALDRLNSSKVEWRYVRGHSGDPGNERCDEIARAFSQGRPIYLQQQSFDRTPPNASQLEASQLDASQPEPAIGQLTITALTEPTPSPEPAEENTVENAVKPLTVSEAAAAWPPITSAHPTNATQPAPGEVMDLKTRLETLRMADEIADRQYCITTLELAQLVQLDPTTIDQKDSTWVWRNWQIDRVTGAEGEQFWQLQRLRN; from the coding sequence ATGGCATCCAGCAAAATCGATCGCATTTATACAGATGGGGCTTGTGCTGGCAATCCTGGCCCCGGCGGTTGGGGAACAGTCGTTTACTTCGCCGATGGCACCGTACAGGAATTGGGGGGAGGCGATTCCCAAACCACCAATAACCGCATGGAAATGCAAGCGGCAGTTGCAGCCCTCGAATTTTTCGCTGCCTCGGAACAAACAACCCCGATCGTGCTCTACACCGATAGCGAATATCTCCGCAAAGGCGTCACCCAATGGCTCGCCGGATGGAAACGCAAAGGCTGGAAAACCGCAGCGGGCAAACCTGTCCTGAATCAAGATCTCTGGGAAGCCCTCGATCGCCTCAACTCGTCCAAAGTGGAATGGCGCTATGTGCGCGGCCATTCGGGGGATCCGGGTAACGAGCGCTGTGACGAAATTGCGCGGGCCTTTTCCCAGGGGAGACCGATATATTTGCAGCAACAAAGCTTCGATCGAACGCCACCAAACGCTAGTCAATTAGAAGCCAGTCAATTAGACGCTAGCCAACCAGAACCCGCGATCGGCCAGCTTACGATTACTGCACTCACTGAACCCACGCCCTCCCCGGAACCCGCAGAAGAGAACACTGTCGAGAATGCTGTTAAACCCTTGACCGTATCTGAAGCGGCGGCGGCTTGGCCACCGATCACTTCTGCCCATCCCACAAACGCCACCCAGCCTGCCCCAGGTGAAGTCATGGATCTCAAAACGCGATTGGAAACGCTGCGCATGGCCGATGAAATCGCCGATCGCCAATACTGCATCACAACCCTGGAACTGGCTCAACTCGTCCAACTCGATCCCACCACGATCGACCAAAAGGACAGCACTTGGGTCTGGCGCAATTGGCAGATCGATCGGGTCACGGGGGCAGAAGGTGAGCAATTCTGGCAACTGCAACGCCTACGCAACTGA
- a CDS encoding ABC transporter substrate-binding protein — translation MQRKNDTVALVLAFLITAGLLGTGLWWLQRSGMQIQLPTPLNQLTTGNLNDRLSSGNQLLILDNASPDKIQGVQAFSQGDLPRAISQFETALAAQPNDPETRIYLNNAKATLGERQGGTVFTIAVSVPIGSNLNVAKEMLRGVAQAQMELNQQNRGFATKILLANDDNNPEIVQAIATQLVNHPEVVAVVGHNASNASLAGAPIYQAGKLVMISPTSFGKNLTDIGDHIFRTVPNVRSVANLIARYAVKTDRKTKLAVCADAQAEEPKTSRDEFIAALFDLQAQYINVPCDLSAPDFNPEVIIPKLVSSGAEGVFLAPYIDRLDRATRFARANQGRLLLYGSSTLFTFKTLQTGQADIKDLVLAVPWHPDAFPNNPFPGNARQLWGGAVNWRTAMAFDAFQAIGQALHTAPRRSGTANPPAAFRDQVRSQIQQTLAKPDFEANGAAGKIQFLPSRDRNGAAVLITVKPGSASGAGYDFVPVPAIAAPNGSP, via the coding sequence ATGCAGCGCAAGAACGATACTGTTGCCTTAGTTTTGGCTTTCTTGATTACCGCTGGATTGTTGGGGACAGGGCTGTGGTGGCTACAACGATCGGGCATGCAAATCCAACTGCCGACCCCTCTGAATCAACTCACTACAGGCAATCTCAACGATCGTCTCAGTTCTGGCAACCAACTGCTGATTTTGGACAATGCCAGTCCAGACAAAATTCAAGGCGTGCAAGCCTTCAGCCAAGGGGACTTGCCACGGGCCATCTCTCAATTTGAGACCGCATTAGCCGCCCAGCCCAATGATCCAGAAACGCGAATTTATTTAAATAACGCGAAAGCCACCCTTGGGGAGCGCCAGGGTGGAACGGTCTTTACCATCGCCGTCAGTGTGCCGATCGGAAGTAACTTAAACGTTGCCAAGGAAATGCTTCGGGGGGTCGCCCAGGCCCAAATGGAACTGAATCAACAGAATCGTGGCTTTGCAACCAAGATTTTGCTAGCCAATGATGACAATAATCCCGAAATTGTGCAGGCCATTGCCACCCAACTGGTCAACCATCCAGAAGTGGTGGCGGTGGTAGGCCATAATGCCAGTAATGCGTCCCTCGCGGGGGCACCCATTTACCAAGCCGGAAAGTTGGTGATGATTTCGCCCACCAGCTTTGGCAAAAATTTAACCGACATTGGCGATCACATTTTCCGAACAGTCCCCAATGTTCGATCGGTTGCTAATTTGATTGCTAGATACGCGGTCAAAACCGATCGCAAAACCAAACTGGCAGTCTGCGCCGATGCCCAAGCAGAGGAACCCAAAACTTCGCGGGACGAATTTATTGCAGCACTCTTTGATTTACAGGCTCAGTATATTAATGTCCCCTGCGACCTCTCCGCGCCAGATTTTAATCCTGAGGTCATCATTCCCAAACTGGTTAGCTCCGGTGCTGAAGGTGTGTTTCTAGCACCCTATATCGATCGCCTCGATCGGGCCACGAGGTTTGCCCGGGCGAACCAAGGCCGACTCCTGCTCTACGGGAGTTCGACACTGTTTACCTTTAAGACGCTACAGACGGGACAAGCGGATATCAAAGATCTCGTGTTGGCCGTTCCCTGGCATCCCGATGCCTTTCCCAACAATCCCTTCCCTGGCAATGCCCGCCAACTGTGGGGTGGAGCAGTGAACTGGCGCACCGCCATGGCCTTTGATGCCTTCCAAGCGATCGGGCAAGCCTTGCACACGGCTCCCCGTCGTTCCGGAACCGCCAATCCCCCAGCAGCATTCCGAGATCAGGTGCGATCGCAGATTCAACAAACCTTGGCAAAACCCGATTTTGAAGCCAATGGTGCAGCAGGCAAAATTCAGTTTTTGCCATCCCGCGATCGCAATGGTGCAGCGGTTTTAATTACGGTGAAACCGGGAAGTGCTTCCGGCGCAGGCTATGACTTTGTCCCTGTGCCCGCGATCGCTGCGCCAAATGGATCCCCCTAG
- a CDS encoding MlaE family lipid ABC transporter permease subunit translates to MATSSLAKWGNRLIAACFLAGQVVVHLLQGKIHRRNTLEQMVLVGPESLTIALLTASFVGMVFTIQVAREFINLGAGSAVGGVLAISLSRELAPVLTAVILAGRVGSAFAAELGTMQVTEQIDALYMLRTDPVDYLVIPRVIACCLMLPLLTLMSLAMGMTGGMFIADWMYGISHHVFLDSAKNFVNLWDLCSAPIKGVVFGLLIAIIGSSWGLTTTGGAKGVGQSTTTAVVTSLLAIFISNFFLSWLMFQGPGSAVLNGL, encoded by the coding sequence ATGGCTACTAGTTCGCTTGCTAAGTGGGGAAATCGTCTGATTGCTGCCTGTTTTTTGGCGGGTCAGGTGGTGGTGCACCTATTGCAAGGCAAAATTCATCGCCGGAATACGTTGGAACAAATGGTGCTCGTTGGCCCAGAGTCTTTGACGATCGCGCTGCTCACCGCCAGTTTTGTCGGGATGGTGTTTACGATTCAGGTGGCGCGGGAGTTTATTAACTTAGGGGCAGGGTCAGCGGTAGGGGGCGTTCTGGCAATTTCTCTGTCTCGGGAACTTGCTCCGGTGCTGACGGCTGTAATTTTGGCTGGACGGGTTGGTTCTGCCTTTGCAGCGGAATTGGGAACCATGCAAGTGACTGAGCAAATTGATGCGCTTTACATGCTGAGAACTGATCCGGTGGATTACTTAGTGATTCCCCGAGTGATTGCCTGCTGTTTGATGTTACCGTTGCTAACGCTAATGTCCCTTGCAATGGGTATGACGGGTGGAATGTTCATTGCAGATTGGATGTATGGTATTTCCCACCATGTTTTTTTAGATTCTGCCAAAAACTTTGTAAACCTTTGGGATTTATGTAGTGCTCCCATTAAGGGGGTTGTGTTTGGCTTACTCATTGCAATTATTGGTTCTAGTTGGGGCCTAACAACAACAGGAGGTGCAAAAGGGGTGGGTCAATCGACAACCACCGCTGTTGTTACCTCCTTATTAGCTATTTTTATTTCTAACTTCTTTCTTTCCTGGTTAATGTTCCAAGGACCGGGAAGTGCCGTGCTAAATGGATTATGA
- a CDS encoding NUDIX domain-containing protein, protein MKTDRKTFFQNRASLRSYLLDVAAADGDAPATGDRVLNFRHVPIKVGVTGYVLKGDRILLLERSNLVQFPGKWSTVSGYIDNVDWIHDRPNFCRDHLIQEFQEEIGWQLSDTQLSDTMQLWECGTYTIDEPTVKLHLEMFALKVEQTVPEICLNCEHTAYQWQSIDQLAALEPILMPHFIPALQVAGLLRSA, encoded by the coding sequence GTGAAAACAGACCGGAAAACCTTTTTCCAAAATCGTGCCAGCTTGCGTTCCTATTTGTTGGACGTGGCGGCGGCGGATGGTGATGCCCCTGCAACGGGCGATCGGGTGCTGAATTTTCGCCATGTCCCGATTAAGGTAGGCGTAACGGGCTATGTCTTGAAAGGCGATCGCATTTTGTTGTTAGAGCGATCGAACTTAGTGCAATTTCCCGGTAAGTGGAGTACGGTATCTGGCTACATCGACAATGTGGATTGGATTCACGATCGCCCCAATTTTTGCCGAGATCATTTAATCCAGGAATTTCAGGAAGAAATTGGTTGGCAATTATCGGACACGCAGTTATCCGACACAATGCAGCTTTGGGAATGTGGCACGTATACGATCGATGAACCCACGGTCAAATTGCACTTGGAAATGTTTGCCCTCAAAGTTGAACAAACCGTACCGGAAATTTGTTTGAATTGTGAACACACGGCCTATCAATGGCAATCGATCGATCAATTAGCTGCCCTAGAACCGATTTTGATGCCGCATTTTATTCCAGCTTTGCAAGTGGCGGGATTACTGCGATCGGCCTAA
- a CDS encoding mannose-1-phosphate guanyltransferase, with amino-acid sequence MRAVLMAGGSGTRLRPLTCDLPKPMVPILNRPIAEHIVNLLKHHGITEIIVTLHYLPDLLRDYFQDGSDFGVQMIYAVEEDKPLGTAGCVKNISELLDETFIVISGDSVTDFDLQAAIAFHHQRQAKATLVLTHVPNPLEFGVVITDETGRIRRFLEKPSTSEIFSDTVNTGIYILEPEVLDYLPGDCETDFSKDLFPLLLEKDEPMYGYVADGYWCDVGHLDAYREAQYAALSQQVKLQIDYTCRSPGIWVGEDTWIDPSARLEAPVLIGNNCRIGSRVYVEAGTIVGDNVIVGSDADLKRPIIWNGSVIGEEAHLRACVLARGVRVARRAHVLEGSIVGPLCTIGEEAKISPNIRIWPSKDVEPGATLNSNLIWGYTAHRNLFGQRGVAGIANVDIIPEFAVKLGAAYGSTLKPGSQVTVSRDQRSISWMVSRSLIAGLMSVGINVQNLEATAIPVSRSVVPILGVAGGIHVRFDPERSNYILIEFLDDKGINISKVMEKKIEGAFFKEDFRRASITEIGNVVEVNHALDIYSRVFSQNLNVQVLQHSGGKVVIDYAYAVSGAVLPQLLAKFGCDAVVLNASLTQNAPTQADRETLLNQLGHVVEALRATFGVQVSANGELLVLVDETGSPIRGETLTALVVELMLNAYPRSAVVVPVQTSSAIEDIARRHDAQVIRTKANPTALMEACYNNSNVVLGGSGDMGFIFPQLHPGFDAMFCIAKLIELLTMQERTLGEIRASCPRITHKTYTVRCPWGMKGSLMRHLVETHANDDLELIDGVKIFNNQHDSWVLVLPDASEPQIHICANGRDRAWVDETLREYRLQVQEFVIQQQGIEESRQVV; translated from the coding sequence ATGCGAGCAGTATTGATGGCTGGAGGTTCAGGAACTCGGCTACGCCCCCTCACCTGTGATTTACCCAAACCGATGGTGCCGATCCTGAATCGCCCGATCGCGGAGCATATCGTTAATCTGCTGAAACACCACGGCATCACCGAAATCATCGTCACGCTGCACTACCTACCTGACCTACTGCGCGATTACTTCCAAGATGGCAGCGATTTTGGCGTTCAGATGATTTATGCCGTCGAAGAAGATAAACCCCTAGGAACAGCGGGTTGCGTCAAAAATATTTCAGAATTGCTGGACGAAACCTTTATCGTCATCAGTGGTGATAGCGTTACCGATTTTGATCTCCAAGCCGCGATCGCCTTTCACCATCAGCGACAGGCAAAAGCCACACTCGTCCTGACCCATGTGCCCAATCCCTTGGAATTTGGCGTCGTGATTACCGATGAAACAGGACGCATCCGCCGCTTCTTGGAAAAACCATCGACGAGTGAAATTTTTTCCGACACCGTAAATACGGGAATTTATATCCTGGAACCAGAGGTTTTAGATTATTTGCCAGGGGATTGTGAAACAGATTTTTCAAAGGATCTCTTTCCCCTGCTCCTCGAAAAAGATGAGCCGATGTATGGCTACGTGGCGGATGGCTATTGGTGTGATGTTGGCCACTTGGATGCCTACCGGGAAGCGCAATACGCGGCCCTCTCCCAACAGGTGAAACTGCAAATCGACTACACCTGCCGATCGCCGGGAATTTGGGTGGGTGAAGACACTTGGATTGATCCCAGTGCACGGCTGGAAGCACCGGTGTTGATTGGCAATAACTGCCGAATTGGGTCGCGGGTTTACGTGGAAGCGGGGACGATCGTCGGGGATAACGTGATTGTCGGATCGGATGCCGATCTGAAACGCCCGATCATTTGGAATGGCTCTGTGATTGGAGAAGAAGCCCATTTACGGGCCTGTGTCCTAGCGCGGGGGGTGCGGGTGGCCCGTCGTGCCCATGTTTTGGAAGGGTCGATCGTCGGCCCCCTCTGCACGATCGGCGAAGAAGCCAAAATCAGCCCCAATATCCGCATTTGGCCCAGCAAAGATGTGGAACCGGGGGCCACACTGAACAGCAACCTGATTTGGGGCTATACGGCCCACCGCAACCTATTTGGGCAGCGGGGGGTGGCGGGCATTGCCAATGTGGACATCATTCCGGAATTTGCGGTGAAATTGGGTGCGGCCTACGGGTCTACCCTGAAGCCGGGATCGCAAGTCACGGTTTCGCGGGATCAACGCAGCATTTCCTGGATGGTGTCGCGATCGCTGATTGCAGGGTTAATGTCCGTGGGCATTAATGTGCAGAACTTAGAAGCGACGGCGATTCCCGTATCCCGATCGGTGGTGCCGATTCTGGGTGTGGCGGGGGGCATCCATGTGCGGTTTGATCCAGAGCGATCGAACTACATCTTGATTGAATTTCTCGATGATAAAGGCATCAATATTTCCAAAGTCATGGAAAAGAAAATTGAAGGTGCTTTTTTCAAGGAAGATTTTCGCCGTGCTTCGATTACGGAAATTGGCAATGTGGTGGAAGTGAACCATGCCCTGGATATCTACAGTCGCGTCTTTTCCCAAAACCTCAATGTACAAGTGCTGCAACACAGCGGTGGCAAGGTTGTGATTGACTATGCCTATGCTGTTTCGGGGGCGGTTCTGCCGCAGTTGTTAGCGAAGTTTGGCTGTGATGCGGTGGTGCTGAATGCGAGTTTGACCCAAAATGCCCCCACCCAGGCCGATCGGGAAACCCTGCTCAACCAACTGGGCCATGTGGTGGAAGCGTTGCGGGCCACCTTTGGGGTGCAGGTTTCGGCCAATGGGGAATTGCTGGTGCTGGTCGATGAAACGGGAAGTCCCATCCGTGGGGAAACGCTAACGGCATTGGTGGTGGAACTGATGTTAAATGCCTATCCTCGCAGTGCCGTGGTGGTTCCGGTGCAAACCTCCAGCGCGATCGAAGATATTGCCCGTCGCCATGACGCCCAAGTGATCCGTACCAAGGCCAATCCAACAGCTTTAATGGAAGCCTGCTATAACAATTCCAATGTTGTCTTAGGCGGCAGTGGCGATATGGGTTTTATTTTTCCGCAGCTCCATCCCGGCTTTGATGCGATGTTTTGCATTGCCAAGTTGATTGAGTTATTGACGATGCAGGAACGAACCCTGGGGGAAATCCGGGCCTCCTGTCCCCGCATCACCCACAAAACCTATACGGTGCGCTGTCCCTGGGGCATGAAAGGTTCGTTAATGCGCCATTTGGTGGAAACCCACGCCAATGATGATTTGGAATTAATCGACGGGGTCAAGATTTTCAATAACCAGCATGACAGTTGGGTGTTGGTCTTGCCGGATGCCAGCGAACCCCAGATTCATATTTGTGCCAATGGCCGCGATCGGGCTTGGGTGGATGAGACGCTGCGGGAATATCGCTTGCAAGTGCAGGAATTTGTGATTCAGCAGCAGGGCATCGAAGAGAGTCGGCAAGTTGTTTAA
- a CDS encoding DUF2358 domain-containing protein — protein sequence MDEAQLDLLQVLREDYDRFPNDQTYGIYAADVFFKDPMNQFRGIDRYRQMIGFIQQWFRDVRLDLHQITQDGPHIRTDWTLHWTTPLPWQPRIAISGWSELITNDQGLIISHIDYWHCSRWSVLQQHLPWHTPTP from the coding sequence ATGGATGAAGCTCAGTTAGATTTACTGCAAGTTCTTCGGGAAGATTACGATCGCTTTCCCAACGATCAAACCTATGGCATTTATGCAGCAGATGTCTTTTTCAAAGACCCCATGAATCAATTTCGAGGGATCGATCGCTATCGCCAGATGATTGGTTTTATTCAGCAATGGTTTCGTGATGTACGGCTGGACTTACACCAGATCACCCAAGACGGCCCCCACATTCGCACCGACTGGACTTTGCACTGGACCACACCCCTGCCCTGGCAGCCCCGCATCGCCATTTCCGGCTGGAGCGAGTTAATCACCAACGACCAAGGACTAATTATTTCTCATATTGACTACTGGCACTGTTCCCGCTGGTCTGTCCTACAACAGCATCTCCCATGGCACACCCCCACCCCCTAA
- a CDS encoding serpin family protein, with protein MTSHPSTLLSTALLTLWLGVGMVSCSQAAPIPSLPGSPSSMPRPSQASPTRPVASPSPTPSTPAKPVNPKLIAANNRFSFNLLAAVRQQDRSRNVFISPSSVAIALSMLYNGAAGETQKAMAEALQLQDLSLDAVNAANETLKTRLESDNAKVKLTIANSLWLKQGMTFNPEFLSRNQRFYQAKVASLDFADPQSPQVMNNWVKRNTNGRIEKIVDRLNPQDVLYLMNAIYFKGSWEKPFNKQQTREQPFRLANGQTKPHPMMQQFGKYSYAETEDFQAISLPYSDRRLSLYVFLPKEGKTLDALADGLTAETWERWQQQFGKREGSIVLPKFKLEYDTELKDALTTLGMKSAFIPGVADFRNLSDRATFIGQVKHKTFVEVNEEGTEAAGVTSIGIRTTSIPQDPPFQMVVDRPFFCALYDSQTGTILFMGTIVDPSR; from the coding sequence ATGACTTCCCATCCCTCTACCCTACTCAGTACCGCACTCCTGACCCTTTGGTTGGGGGTTGGCATGGTCAGTTGTTCCCAGGCTGCGCCCATCCCATCGCTGCCGGGTTCTCCGTCCAGTATGCCGCGCCCATCCCAAGCCAGCCCCACCCGCCCCGTTGCCAGCCCATCCCCCACGCCCTCGACGCCTGCAAAACCCGTGAATCCCAAACTCATCGCTGCGAACAACCGCTTTAGCTTCAATCTATTGGCTGCCGTGCGGCAACAGGATCGATCGCGCAATGTGTTTATTTCGCCTTCCAGCGTAGCGATCGCGCTGTCGATGCTGTACAACGGAGCTGCTGGGGAAACTCAAAAGGCGATGGCAGAAGCATTACAACTGCAAGACTTAAGCCTAGACGCAGTAAACGCAGCTAATGAGACGTTGAAAACGCGACTGGAATCGGATAATGCTAAGGTCAAGTTAACGATCGCTAATTCCCTCTGGCTCAAGCAGGGCATGACATTTAACCCGGAATTTCTCAGCCGTAATCAGAGGTTTTATCAGGCTAAAGTTGCATCCTTGGATTTTGCCGATCCCCAATCGCCACAGGTGATGAATAACTGGGTGAAACGCAATACCAACGGACGGATTGAAAAAATCGTCGATCGGCTCAATCCCCAAGATGTGTTGTATTTGATGAATGCGATTTACTTCAAAGGGAGTTGGGAAAAACCATTTAACAAACAACAGACGCGGGAGCAGCCGTTTCGGCTAGCCAATGGTCAAACCAAACCGCATCCGATGATGCAGCAGTTTGGTAAGTATTCCTATGCCGAAACGGAGGATTTCCAAGCGATTAGCCTACCCTACAGCGATCGCCGCTTGAGTCTCTATGTCTTTCTGCCGAAGGAAGGTAAAACGCTGGATGCCTTGGCCGATGGCCTGACCGCCGAAACCTGGGAACGGTGGCAGCAACAGTTTGGGAAACGGGAAGGGAGTATTGTGCTACCCAAGTTTAAGCTGGAGTACGATACAGAACTCAAGGATGCACTGACAACGCTGGGGATGAAGTCTGCGTTTATTCCTGGGGTGGCTGATTTTAGGAACCTGAGCGATCGCGCCACATTTATCGGCCAGGTAAAACATAAGACCTTTGTGGAAGTGAATGAAGAAGGAACGGAAGCGGCAGGGGTGACTTCGATCGGGATCCGAACCACGTCTATCCCCCAAGATCCGCCGTTTCAAATGGTGGTCGATCGGCCTTTCTTCTGCGCGTTATACGACAGTCAAACCGGGACGATTCTCTTTATGGGAACGATCGTGGATCCCAGTCGCTAA
- a CDS encoding YiaA/YiaB family inner membrane protein translates to MTSGKPINLNPSHDHSTAWVTQVWLSFIISIAATMIGIIYAPVNSWVRAYLGMGLVFSVGSSLSLAKTTRDLHESKKVLSRIDEAKLERLLAQHDPYQQ, encoded by the coding sequence ATGACTTCAGGAAAACCTATCAACCTCAATCCCAGTCACGATCACAGCACGGCTTGGGTTACTCAAGTTTGGCTATCGTTTATCATTTCAATTGCCGCAACGATGATTGGAATCATCTATGCACCTGTTAACTCTTGGGTACGCGCATACTTAGGAATGGGACTCGTTTTTTCCGTCGGATCGTCCCTCAGCTTAGCGAAAACCACCCGAGATTTACACGAATCTAAAAAAGTACTGTCTCGGATCGATGAAGCCAAACTAGAACGCTTATTGGCTCAGCACGATCCCTATCAACAGTAG
- a CDS encoding DUF4912 domain-containing protein, which translates to MIQEGIPLSEMTLRQLRRVASAVGVSRYSRMRKDQLLTAIVARQGSEEATIEASKYGLQAAAVENIEMPLADLTLADVDESLADLPGGYGESRIVLLPRDPQWAYAYWDIPNEHKDELRREGGQQLALRLYDVTDINVNYQAPHSLQEYSCDELSREWYLPVPVSDRDYVVEIGYRAWDGRWLSLARSAAVRIPPVYPSDWIEDHFLTLSWEEDLTGKTFVELVPPSKKVAAAAAQGGVGTHEEIFGLAGDIEAQRVAGSLYGSMQHIPGSVAGSIQHIESLSSYVFPSGVGMWAVPTVSGLTMSGAGFSASAAPPRPRKFWLIADAELIVYGATEPDATVYVDGKPIKLNSDGTFRFQMSFQDGVLNFPIFAVAADGEQNRAIHMHFERETLERRTNTKEEAIEEWIDIPS; encoded by the coding sequence ATGATTCAAGAAGGAATTCCATTGAGTGAGATGACCCTACGGCAGTTACGCCGAGTAGCCAGTGCCGTAGGCGTCTCCCGTTATAGTCGGATGCGGAAGGATCAGCTACTCACTGCGATCGTGGCTAGACAAGGCTCTGAGGAAGCCACGATCGAAGCTTCTAAGTATGGTTTGCAAGCTGCCGCTGTTGAGAATATTGAAATGCCCCTAGCTGACCTGACCCTCGCTGATGTTGATGAAAGCCTCGCCGATTTGCCGGGTGGCTATGGTGAAAGTCGAATTGTTTTGCTGCCTCGGGATCCGCAATGGGCGTACGCTTACTGGGATATCCCCAACGAGCACAAAGATGAGCTGCGACGGGAAGGCGGCCAACAGTTAGCGCTGCGTCTGTACGATGTGACCGACATCAATGTTAACTACCAGGCACCCCACAGTTTGCAAGAGTACAGTTGCGACGAGCTGTCTCGGGAATGGTATCTACCGGTTCCAGTCAGCGATCGCGATTACGTGGTGGAAATTGGTTACCGGGCTTGGGATGGTCGCTGGCTGAGCTTAGCGCGATCGGCAGCTGTGCGGATTCCTCCGGTTTATCCCTCCGATTGGATTGAAGACCACTTCTTGACCCTTTCCTGGGAAGAGGATTTGACCGGAAAGACTTTTGTAGAATTGGTTCCTCCCAGCAAGAAGGTGGCAGCTGCGGCGGCACAGGGTGGAGTTGGAACGCACGAAGAAATCTTTGGTTTGGCAGGCGACATTGAAGCCCAGCGCGTTGCTGGATCCCTCTACGGTTCCATGCAACACATTCCGGGATCGGTGGCAGGCTCGATTCAGCACATCGAAAGCCTCAGCTCCTATGTCTTCCCTTCGGGTGTCGGGATGTGGGCTGTTCCCACCGTATCGGGTCTCACGATGTCTGGGGCAGGCTTCTCTGCTTCGGCGGCTCCACCCCGTCCTCGCAAGTTCTGGTTGATCGCCGATGCCGAGCTGATCGTCTACGGCGCAACCGAGCCAGATGCCACCGTTTACGTCGATGGCAAACCGATCAAGCTCAACTCCGACGGAACTTTCCGCTTCCAAATGTCCTTCCAAGATGGTGTGCTTAACTTCCCCATCTTTGCTGTGGCAGCAGATGGTGAGCAAAACCGAGCAATCCACATGCACTTTGAGCGGGAGACCTTGGAACGCCGGACAAACACAAAGGAAGAAGCGATCGAAGAATGGATCGATATCCCTTCCTAG